DNA from Arthrobacter sp. SLBN-112:
GCAGGAGGTTGGAGGTGGATGACTTGGGAATTCCCACTTCGCGCGACAGGTCGCTCAGTGTCAGCCGGCCGGTTGCCGAGGCGGCCAGGGCATCCAGGACGGCCGCGGCGCGCGTGACGGCGGGCGCCGGAGAGGCGGTTCCCGATTTATCGGATGAAGCGGGAATGGGGGAATCGGCCATGATTCTCCTTAGGTTGCCGGACGGGCTTCGCTGGTGTTCAGTCAACTGAACGTTATCCATCTTAAGGTCTCGCGACGCCCCCTAATGCTGCCCCGGCTCAGGCCACGGCGCTGCTCAGGGTTCCGATTCCCTCCACTACAACGTCCACCCGGTCACCGGGCGCCACGGGTACCGCGGTGCCGGGTGCGCCGGTCATCACCACGTCCCCCGGCTCAAGGGTGAGCCAGGACGTGACGTAGACAAGGCATTCGGCCACGCTGGATGGCAGGTTGAAGGTGCCGGAGTTGGCCCTGGCTGTTCCGTTCACGTACACGTCGATGCGCGTACGCTCCGGGTCCGGGAGTCCGGTTTCGATCCACGGTCCCAGTGGCGTGTAGTTGACGCCGGCCTTACCCTGGAAGTTCCTTTCGTCCACCGCGTTTTGGTCAACGTTGGTGATGTCGTTGACGCAGGTGTAGCCCAGGACGTGGTCCAGGGCGTCCTCCACCGTGAGGTTGGTGGCGGTCTTGCCGATCACCACGGCGAGTTCCCCTTCGGCATTGACGATGCCGCGGTTGCGGGCGGCCGTTACCGTGTCCCCGGGGTCGGCGATGGTGTGCACCGACTTGTGCCAGGCCTGGATGGGCAGCGGATGGTCATTCAGGGTCAGGTTGTGGCCGATGCCGAGGACGACGGCGGGCGTCACCGGGGCGAGGAAGATGGCCTCACTGTGTGCCGTGGTGCCGCCGGTGTACCGGAGAGCTCCCTCAAACGGGTCGATGATGTGGTCCCACGTGCCGTCGCGTTCCACTGCGTACTGGGGACCTGCCGCTGTGTTGAGCCTGGCGATGCGCATCTTTTCTCCCTGCCGCGGCCTAGTAGAAGTGCACCGTGTCCACGAGGTGGGGGAGATCCCCGCCGTCGAGGAACGTGCGCAGGTTGCTGCAGAAGCGCTCGGTGATGAGGCGGTTCTCGGCTGCGCTGAGGGCCGAGGTGTGGGGCGAAACCATGACCCGGGGGTGGTTCCATAGCGGGCTGTCCTTTGGCAGCGGCTCCACGGCGAAGACGTCCAGGCAGGCGTAGCCCACCTGGCCGTTGTCCAGTGCCTCCAGCAGCGCATCCTCGTCCACTACGGTTCCGCGGCCTACGTTGACGAAGGTGGTTCCTGGCTTCATGGCGGCAAACATCTCGCGGTTGAACAGCTTTTCCGTGTACTCCGTGCCCGGCAGGGTGTTGACGACGGCGTCTGCCGTGGACAGGAGGGCGGGGAGGCCGGCGTTGTCCACAACCTCCTCGATCCCGTCGATGGGCTCCACTGTCCGCTTGCTGCCGCTGACCTTCATGCCCAGGGCGCGGGCGATCCTGGCTGTTTCCAGGCCGATTTCCCCCAGCCCGCTGATAACCAGGGTCGATCCGTTGACCAGCCGGGTGGGGACCCGGAGGTTGGGCCAGGACTTCGCCGCCTGATCCTGGGCAAGTTCGGCGCTGCGCTTGAAGCCGTTGAGGATTCCCATCGCTGCGAACTCTGCGAGGGGCAGGGCGTGTACCCCGGCGGAAGTGGTGATCTTGAACTTCTGGAGGAGATCCTGGCTCAGTCCGGACGCCTTGACCGCTCCGCCTGCTCCCGCGGCCATGGCATGGACCCATTGCAGTCCGGGGTTGTCGAGGGCGATGCGGGCAAGCCCGGCAGGGCTTTCGTTGGGAAACCCGTAGAGCACCTCCGCGCTGTTGAGCATGGCCCAGTAGCGTTCCTCCTGCTCGTCGGTGCGCTTAAAGGCGGGATCACCGGCATGGTCTGCCGGGTAGCGTTCCGGCGGCAGGAGGTCCGGCTCATAAAGGACGGTGACTGATGGATCGACGGCGCGGATGCGGTCCACGAGCTCAGCTTCGAGCGGTACTGCGATGGCTACGGTCTTACGGGAAGTCATCTGTTCATCATAAAGGATGACGAACAGTATGCTGAACGATCTTTCGAAGTCGTATCTCTTGTAGAGCACCCGTATTTGATCTCCGGAATAAAGGGCTCTCGGGTACGGACGTCCTGAGGGTAGGTGTCAGGTTGAGGTCTTTGAACGTCGGACTAGGGCGTCAGGAATATCGGTTTTGGACTCCAATTGGACGTAGTTCAGACCCTTACCTGACGTCAGGTTGGGGTGTGCTTCAACCTGATACGAAAGTTGCGCCCAAGTTCATTGGGCTGCGGATTGCTGTTGCTAGTGGCCCATGTGCCCCTGCTGTCAGCTACTCGAGTGGAAGGAAGAGGACGGCATAGATTCCGAGCAGGGACAGGATGACGACGCTGGCTGCGAGGGCTGCTGCGGAGGCAGTGTCCGGGACCATGCGCTCGTGTTTAATGCCATAGATGGCGCGGTGGAAGCGGCGCCTGCGCGTGAGGCTGATGGCTATTGCGGTGAGCGTGGCGGCTGTGACGAGGGTGCCGATGAACCAGCCGTGGTGGGGCAGCCAGCGCAGGAAGAGGGCGGCGGCTACGACCAGGGACAGGGTGGTGCGGCCCCAAGCCAGGTCAGTCCGTTCGGGTTGGAGGCCGGCGTCGCCGTGCGTCAGCGTATTCCTTGGCGCAGGCATGGGTTAGGCGGGGTGAGCGATGACGAACACGACCATGGCGGCGGCGACCAGGGCGCCTCCTGCTGCCAGGATCGGCGTGATCCAGGGCAGCGGCAGGGGGATGTTGTGCCGCATGGCGCGTTCGACCTTGAGCCAGCGGAAGAAGGAGCCGCCGGCGATGGCGAGGGCCAGGACCAGTAGCAACACGGCGACGGTCTTCCGCAGTTCCGAGCCGAAGAGGTCGGCCATGAAGGCTTCGACTGCAACACCTCCGGCGAGCAATGCCAGCGAGGTGCGGATCCATGCCAGGAAGGTACGTTCGTTAGCGAGTGTGAATCGAGGATCAGGCTCGCTGCCGCCCTGGAGTATTCGGTCCGTGAACCCGCTGCGGCGTTTGTTTTGCGGGGTTTTTGTGGCGTCTGTCAAGCGACGGCAACTTCATGTTGCCGGACTCTAGGGATGCGGCCATGTATTCGACTACGACTTTTTGGGAGATGGCCACGTCGAGGACGAAAACGCCGGTGTCATGTGTGGCTAGCCAGTCTTCCAAGGTGGTCAGGTCGGCTAGGGTCCGGGCTTTTGTTCCCTCTGCTCCGAGTGCATGTCCGATGGCGGCGAAGTCCACTTCATCGATGAGCATGGCCTTGTCATCCAGACCCTTCGAGGCGTATTGGTGCAGTTCGGCGCCGTAAGCGGAATCATTTAGCACTACGACCACGCCGCGGCGGGTGGTGCGCAGGAAGGTTTCGAAGTCGGACAGGCCCATGAGTCCGCCGCCGTCCCCGGTGATGAAGACGGTGGTGCGGTCCGGTCTGGCTGCGGAGACGCCTGCGGCGGAGCCGAATCCCAGTCCGATGGACTGGAAGGCGGTGCCGACCGTGATCATGGCCTGGGGGTCCGGCACAGACATGTACATTGGGGCCCAGCCCATGAAGTGGCCCCCGTCCATGACCACTGAGCGTTCCTTGGGCAGGATGTCCTCGAGGGCAGCCACGACGGTGCGGGGATTAAGCCGGCCGTCGGGGCCGAATTCGGAGGGGTCTTCTACTGGTTCAGCGGAACGAAAACTGGGGCTGGCAACCTCTGGGACACGCTCTCGCCACACGCCTTGCGGCTCAATGCTCTCGATGCGGGGGTTGAGTTCTTCAAGGAAAGGACCCAGATCCGCGCGGACGTAGTCGGTTACCTGAGCGTGGGCAGCGTCGGGTTCGTTGTCCACCCGGATAACCTTGGCGTCCGGCCCGAACAGGGTTCCGTAACGGAGTTGGAAGGCGTTCATGGATGCCCCGGCCACCAGCACGACGTCGGCGGCTTGGGCGAGTTCCAGCCGGTGGGCCCTGGTGAACCCGCCGGCGATGCCCAGATCCCAGGGACTCGCGAAGGCGTTCGCGGCCATGACGGAGGTCATGAACAGGGCTCCGAGCCGGTCTCCCAGTTCCCGAAGGGGCGCCACCGCGTCTGCGAGCAGTATGCCGCGGCCGGCAAGAATCAGGGGGCGTTTGGCGGTTCGAAGAGCCGTTGCCACCCGGTCCAGTTCAGGAGTGGAGGCGGACCAGGACGATTTGGCTGGCAGC
Protein-coding regions in this window:
- a CDS encoding fumarylacetoacetate hydrolase family protein; amino-acid sequence: MRIARLNTAAGPQYAVERDGTWDHIIDPFEGALRYTGGTTAHSEAIFLAPVTPAVVLGIGHNLTLNDHPLPIQAWHKSVHTIADPGDTVTAARNRGIVNAEGELAVVIGKTATNLTVEDALDHVLGYTCVNDITNVDQNAVDERNFQGKAGVNYTPLGPWIETGLPDPERTRIDVYVNGTARANSGTFNLPSSVAECLVYVTSWLTLEPGDVVMTGAPGTAVPVAPGDRVDVVVEGIGTLSSAVA
- a CDS encoding D-2-hydroxyacid dehydrogenase yields the protein MTSRKTVAIAVPLEAELVDRIRAVDPSVTVLYEPDLLPPERYPADHAGDPAFKRTDEQEERYWAMLNSAEVLYGFPNESPAGLARIALDNPGLQWVHAMAAGAGGAVKASGLSQDLLQKFKITTSAGVHALPLAEFAAMGILNGFKRSAELAQDQAAKSWPNLRVPTRLVNGSTLVISGLGEIGLETARIARALGMKVSGSKRTVEPIDGIEEVVDNAGLPALLSTADAVVNTLPGTEYTEKLFNREMFAAMKPGTTFVNVGRGTVVDEDALLEALDNGQVGYACLDVFAVEPLPKDSPLWNHPRVMVSPHTSALSAAENRLITERFCSNLRTFLDGGDLPHLVDTVHFY
- a CDS encoding DUF202 domain-containing protein, with translation MPAPRNTLTHGDAGLQPERTDLAWGRTTLSLVVAAALFLRWLPHHGWFIGTLVTAATLTAIAISLTRRRRFHRAIYGIKHERMVPDTASAAALAASVVILSLLGIYAVLFLPLE
- a CDS encoding YidH family protein, with the translated sequence MTDATKTPQNKRRSGFTDRILQGGSEPDPRFTLANERTFLAWIRTSLALLAGGVAVEAFMADLFGSELRKTVAVLLLVLALAIAGGSFFRWLKVERAMRHNIPLPLPWITPILAAGGALVAAAMVVFVIAHPA
- a CDS encoding thiamine pyrophosphate-binding protein, with product MTTTATVSTSSYYTPAAPTVSTAVGEALRERTGHLFGLMGNGNAQLISHLTQAGFPYTSARHEAATVTMADAYHRSTGRIGAATTTYGAGFTNAYTALAEARLARIPLVLVVGDAPSAAQRSFDIDQTAAAAATGVTTLMAAPDNAAAITHRAFDLALQTVQPVVLAIPYDLATAPLTDPVSLDPLPAKSSWSASTPELDRVATALRTAKRPLILAGRGILLADAVAPLRELGDRLGALFMTSVMAANAFASPWDLGIAGGFTRAHRLELAQAADVVLVAGASMNAFQLRYGTLFGPDAKVIRVDNEPDAAHAQVTDYVRADLGPFLEELNPRIESIEPQGVWRERVPEVASPSFRSAEPVEDPSEFGPDGRLNPRTVVAALEDILPKERSVVMDGGHFMGWAPMYMSVPDPQAMITVGTAFQSIGLGFGSAAGVSAARPDRTTVFITGDGGGLMGLSDFETFLRTTRRGVVVVLNDSAYGAELHQYASKGLDDKAMLIDEVDFAAIGHALGAEGTKARTLADLTTLEDWLATHDTGVFVLDVAISQKVVVEYMAASLESGNMKLPSLDRRHKNPAKQTPQRVHGPNTPGRQRA